In Vicia villosa cultivar HV-30 ecotype Madison, WI linkage group LG7, Vvil1.0, whole genome shotgun sequence, the DNA window ATATCTATCAAATAACTCTCCATCCCCTCAAACTGTATCCCATGGCGAATCAAATATGCATGAGTTTGCCTTCCAATATACAAATTCCTAAGATTAGAAGCTGCAGAAAAAATAGCAGTCGCGGTAACAGAATCAATCAAAAACTTTTGCTTCTGCATCTCACAAACAAGCATAAGTGCCTCCTCATTGAATCCATTTTGTACAAAGGCAGATATTATTGTATTCCACGAAACAGCATCCCTTTCCAACATCTTATCAAAAACCTTAAACGAAGTATCAACAAGATTGCATCTCGAGTACATTACCATTATAGCATTGAGAATTATGATTAGCGAGGCAGGCAAACTTTTTAGAACAAACGCATGCAGCTGCTCGGCCAATTTAATTTGCTGCACCTGTGAAACAGCAGTAATAACAGAAAGCAAAGTTACATCATCGCATAAACCCTCTGCTTCCTCTGACTCCAAGGCTTGAACAAACACATCAATTGCTTCAACTGGCAAATCATTCTGAATATAAGCAGCAATCATAGTATTCCAAATCTCAGTATTTTTGTTCAAACATTGGTCGAAAACCTTACGAGCATAATCCATGCAACCAAGATCAGCAAACATAAGTATCGCAGAGCTAACAACAAACACGTCATTAACATACTCATCACCAAATTTGAGAAGAAATCCATAAAACAAATGAGCAATTCTAGAATCACCGAATTTCGATAAACCAGGAAAGAGATTAACAAAAGTAACAGGAGTGGGAGTAACAGATAGACTAATCATAGTAGCAAAAGCATTAAGCGCTTCGTGATACCGATTGGTCTTAACATACCAAGAAATCAAAGTATTCCAAGCAACAACATTCCGTTTACGCATTACACCAAACACCTTGAGGACATAATGATGTTGACAAGAAGAGTACATATTCAACAGCGAATTGTAAACAATTCTACTAGGACCAGGGTTAGAACTGGAATGAGAACGAAGAAAATGAGAATGAATAGCTTTACCGGTAATAACATCATTGGTTAATGCACAAGCTTTGAGAGTGGAAGAGAAAGTGTAAGGATCAAAACGAATGTCTGGTTTGGATCTCATTTGAGCATACAAGAGAAGAGCTTCGAGAGGCATGTTGTTACAGATGAAACCGATGATGACGGAGTTCCAGACGACGGTGGAAGGACGGGGAAGAGTTTCGAGGAGATGACGAGCGAGGTGAGGCTGGCCTTCTCGGCATAGTTTGCTGAGACGTGAACGGATGCTTGTGCTAATTGCTTTGTTCCATTCTTTCTGTTTAGCGGCGACGCGGATTTGAGAGGCGGAGGTTGACGGTGGGGATGTGGTGGAGACGGGGAGAGGGATGGCGGGAGAAGTCATCGGTGTTGATGTTTTTCCGTTCATGGTTTGTTTTCATGCATCCACGTGGCTCATGGAACACTACTGATGATTACCATAATTTCTCATCTATCTACTTCTACTGCTATCTATAGTTAAGGAAATACCTTATTTCTCCTTACATAAATATCAATTACACACGTATCACCTTTTTCATACTCCCTCCCTCAtatttgcattttttatattagaatattaatataatatttattacttttttttactaATATATTGTTAGTGGGTGGATCTTCCTACACTTGTTTAAGTCGTTTGATTGATTATATTATTAATCAAGTGTAAAACTATGCACCTGACCACATACAAAATGGGGTTGGAGGGTATTAGTTGAATTACTAAATAAATCAATCCAACTTGATTTCACTTCATTGAAAAGAGGTCTGTTGTAGAAAGTTATGTCCAGAATTTACAATTGATTGAAAAATCAACATTTTAAATTATGATAGAATAGAATACATGCATAAACATAACAGACTATGGTATATAATTCCATCATAAAAACAGAATCTGGTCATTATTTTCTAAGTAACTGTTTTTTTACTGGTAACTGATATAGTTATGCACtccataatataaattaaaatacactaTTTATTTTAGTACAGTGAAATTCATAAAGTATTGTTTGAATGTGGATTAAACAAGTGTAG includes these proteins:
- the LOC131615618 gene encoding pentatricopeptide repeat-containing protein At3g22150, chloroplastic, translated to MNGKTSTPMTSPAIPLPVSTTSPPSTSASQIRVAAKQKEWNKAISTSIRSRLSKLCREGQPHLARHLLETLPRPSTVVWNSVIIGFICNNMPLEALLLYAQMRSKPDIRFDPYTFSSTLKACALTNDVITGKAIHSHFLRSHSSSNPGPSRIVYNSLLNMYSSCQHHYVLKVFGVMRKRNVVAWNTLISWYVKTNRYHEALNAFATMISLSVTPTPVTFVNLFPGLSKFGDSRIAHLFYGFLLKFGDEYVNDVFVVSSAILMFADLGCMDYARKVFDQCLNKNTEIWNTMIAAYIQNDLPVEAIDVFVQALESEEAEGLCDDVTLLSVITAVSQVQQIKLAEQLHAFVLKSLPASLIIILNAIMVMYSRCNLVDTSFKVFDKMLERDAVSWNTIISAFVQNGFNEEALMLVCEMQKQKFLIDSVTATAIFSAASNLRNLYIGRQTHAYLIRHGIQFEGMESYLIDMYAKSGSIRTSELLFEHNCSSNRDQATWNAMIAGYTQNGLNEKAILLLNEMLMQKVLPNAVTLASILPACSSMGSMGFARQIHGFSIRHFLEKNVYVGTALTDTYSKCGAISYAENVFVRTPEKNSVSYTTMMMCYGQHGMGKRALTLYDSMLRSGIKPDGVTFVAILSACNYSGLVDEGLQIFESMEKVHKIKPSMEHFCCVADMLGRVGRVVEAYEFVKGLGEDGNSMEIWGSILGSCKNHGHFELGKVVAKKLLNMGREKRMAGYHVLLSNIYAEEGEWENVDRVRKQMKEKGLQKETGCSWVEIAGFVNCFVSRDEKHPQSDEIYYMLNKLTLDMKDAGYKPLYSLN